In Drosophila santomea strain STO CAGO 1482 chromosome 3L, Prin_Dsan_1.1, whole genome shotgun sequence, a single window of DNA contains:
- the LOC120449872 gene encoding protein Teyrha-meyrha isoform X4 has product MESNAFGSSHLPSQALVVLSEAASGLHEALRGQRPFPSRLPDAKDLHNMSLVGNYFNPHLLLNHGMLVANGAAAAAAAAGAGPASYFASDRSPLGKPSVLSNFSLPSAFSPPKYIGISLDQNLFNGSESFRTDSASPTCTSHESMEGSQDYDAVEKGESPRSNNSQDPRDLRHLHNAGKGHQALATSSSASSSSSSSCSTSNPAISTATSSVAVSMASHLAASSPHHHPHTHAHSHPHPLAHPHAHSHHHVGHHVGAPPVSTAVTTHHHMAHPHPLSHHHAAHHAALASLSMAGLRAVPGGLSLVSGLQAAAAGGAIPEMCPVCGLKLSAEEWHTHFLTELDRLYKLSAGFERASLQATYMFAPPCPAQENAIRTSHNRWETFQRIRNNRQNRLRLKVRKRKYGEMYMMESLYCSSCPICKRKYALETGKIPPEDDAKSQEEIETVDVESCNDEVPDSGSELAAPGSGSSATVLPPSSMHNSNSQPGKLDGILYRTGCVLSQKDAHPDEPDVSTNVTTASSSSWPGEVNAPTQAHISVKTVSELSSTTHHYYNADSCGVGVNDTNSSSSTHNNGGGSSKDLMMDTASCQNDSDEDVIVDDDDTVKMSSKVSYAKIQRRQEEQNVGSSRSLENISPVEERPRSEPQVSSTEPGPMDISHSSNINNNNNNNNNNNNSSNNNNNPSSKYTESMENSLSQLSSMGVPGLTQLDTKTGIKDLNTDAFLRGRNFYFHQSCANVMSSYRLNKELLNQAQNQQRAAANGNGTGSGSGNGNGNGIGIGIGMGDSAGATATPRSLSPAQSPQQSVSQAME; this is encoded by the exons ATGGAAAGCAACGCATTTGGCAGCAGCCATTTGCCGTCCCAAGCGCTCGTTGTCCTCTCGGAAGCCGCTTCCGGTCTGCACGAGGCTCTACGTGGACAACGTCCGTTTCCATCGAGA CTACCCGACGCCAAAGATCTGCACAACATGTCACTAGTCGGCAACTACTTCAATCCGCACCTGCTGCTCAACCACGGGATGCTGGTGGCCAATggagcggcggcggcagcggcggcggcgggaGCGGGACCGGCCAGCTACTTCGCCAGTGACCGCTCGCCGCTGGGCAAGCCGTCGGTGCTGTCGAACTTCTCGCTGCCGTCGGCCTTCTCGCCGCCCAAGTACATCGGCATATCCCTGGATCAG AATCTGTTCAATGGCAGCGAATCATTTCGCACGGACTCGGCCAGCCCCACATGCACATCCCATGAATCCATGGAGGGATCACAGGATTACGACGCCGTTGAAAAGGGTGAAAGTCCGCGCAGCAATAATTCTCAGGATCCCAGGGATTTGAGAC ATCTGCATAATGCGGGGAAGGGCCACCAGGCACTGGCCACCTCCTCGTCGGCGTCcagctcctcgtcctcctcctgctccaccAGCAATCCGGCCATCAGTACGGCGACCAGCAGCGTTGCCGTTTCGATGGCCAGCCACCTGGCCGCCTCCTCgccgcaccaccacccacacacgcacgcccactcgcatccgcatccgctgGCCCATCCGCACGCCCACAGCCACCACCACGTGGGTCACCATGTGGGAGCACCTCCGGTGTCCACGGCGGTGACGACGCACCACCACATGGCCCACCCCCATCCGCTGTCCCACCACCACGCCGCCCACCACGCGGCCTTGGCCAGCTTGAGCATGGCGGGTCTGCGGGCAGTTCCGGGTGGACTGAGCCTGGTCAGTGGGCTGCAGGCGGCAGCTGCCGGAGGAGCTATTCCCGAGATGTGCCCCGTTTGCGGACTGAAGCTGAGCGCCGAGGAGTGGCACACCCACTTCCTCACCGAACTGGACCGGCTCTACAAGCTGAGCGCTGGGTTCGAAAGGGCCAGTCTGCAGGCCACCTACATGTTCGCTCCTCCGTGTCCCGCGCAGGAGAACGCCATTCGCACCAGTCACAACCGCTGGGAG ACCTTCCAGAGAATAAGGAACAATCGCCAGAACCGCCTGAGACTCAAAGTTCGAAAGCGCAAGTACGGCGAAATGTACATGATGGAGAGTCTTTACTGTAGCAGCTGTCCGATCTGTAAGAGGAAGTACGCCTTGGAGACGGGGAAGATTCCTCCAGAG GACGACGCCAAGTCGCAGGAGGAGATCGAAACGGTGGACGTGGAGAGCTGCAACGACGAAGTGCCCGACTCCGGGTCGGAGCTAGCTGCCCCGGGATCGGGGTCATCCGCCACGGTTCTGCCGCCTTCCAGTATGCACAACAGCAACTCGCAGCCGGGCAAGCTGGACGGGATTCTCTACCGGACGGGCTGTGTGCTCAGCCAGAAGGATGCGCATCCCGACGAGCCGGACGTGAGCACCAATGTGACAACggcgagcagcagcagttggcCGGGCGAGGTCAACGCACCAACCCAGGCACATATCAGTG TGAAAACCGTGAGCGAGCTGTCATCCACCACTCATCACTACTACAACGCGGACTCCTGCGGCGTGGGCGTGAACgacaccaacagcagcagcagcacccaCAACAACggcggtggcagcagcaaGGATCTGATGATGGACACCGCCTCGTGCCAGAACGATAGCGACGAGGACGTGATTGTGGACGACGACGACACCGTGAAGATGTCGAGCAAAGTCAGCTATGCCAAGATTCAACGTCGCCAGGAGGAGCAGAACGTGGGCAGCAGCAG ATCCCTCGAGAACATCTCCCCTGTGGAGGAGCGACCGCGGTCCGAGCCGCAGGTGAGCAGCACCGAACCGGGACCCATGGACATAtcgcacagcagcaacataaataacaataacaacaacaacaacaacaacaacaacagtagtaacaacaacaacaatccgTCATCGAAATACACGGAGAGCATGGAGAACAGCCTGTCGCAGTTGTCTTCGATGGGCGTGCCGGGATTAACGCAATTGGACACAAAG ACAGGCATAAAGGATCTCAACACGGATGCGTTCCTGCGCGGCCGTAACTTTTACTTCCACCAGAGTTGTGCCAACGTCATGAGCAGCTATCGGCTGAACAAGGAGCTTCTCAACCAGGCCCAGAATCAGCAGAGGGCGGCCGCCAACGGAAACGGAACtggaagtggcagtgggaACGGAAATGGGAACGGGATCGGGATAGGGATCGGGATGGGGGATTCGGCCGGCGCCACGGCAACGCCCCGCAGCCTTTCACCTGCCCAATCGCCGCAGCAGAGTGTTTCCCAGGCCATGGAGTGA